From a single Thioalbus denitrificans genomic region:
- the glnL gene encoding nitrogen regulation protein NR(II), translating into MPCLARLHQHILDNLTTAVVLLGEDLRLRYMNPAAEELFDVSVGRMLGRPVEDLFWNAELTPETLRQALRSGHPFTDRELALELPGRRQVTVGCTVTPLLTPGAPVELLVEMERVDRHLRIAREETLIAQQQAARLLVRGLAHEVKNPLGGLRGAAQLLERELHDPALKEYTGIIIGEADRLQELVDRLLGPHSLPRKRSINIHEVLERVRTLVLAESPESLSVVRDYDPSIPELNADPDQLIQALLNIVRNAVQALEGRGRITLRTRTVRRFTIGHKCYRVVLRVDIIDNGPGIPKELLENIFYPMVTGRPDGTGLGLSIAQFLISQHAGLVECDSRPGRTVFRLHLPLENGGAGADAGE; encoded by the coding sequence GTGCCCTGCTTGGCCCGTCTGCACCAGCATATCCTGGACAACCTCACCACGGCCGTGGTCCTGCTGGGCGAGGATCTGCGGCTGCGGTACATGAACCCGGCCGCCGAGGAGCTCTTCGACGTCAGCGTCGGGCGCATGCTCGGCCGCCCGGTGGAAGACCTGTTCTGGAACGCCGAACTGACCCCGGAGACGCTCCGGCAGGCGCTGCGCTCCGGGCATCCGTTCACCGATCGGGAGCTGGCGCTGGAACTGCCGGGACGACGCCAGGTGACGGTCGGATGCACCGTCACACCGCTGCTGACTCCCGGCGCGCCGGTGGAGCTGCTGGTGGAGATGGAACGGGTGGACCGGCACCTGCGCATCGCCCGCGAGGAGACGCTGATTGCCCAGCAGCAGGCCGCCCGGCTGCTGGTGCGGGGCCTGGCCCACGAGGTCAAGAACCCCCTCGGTGGGCTGCGCGGGGCGGCCCAGCTGCTGGAGCGGGAGCTGCACGACCCGGCGCTGAAGGAGTACACCGGCATCATCATCGGCGAGGCGGATCGCCTGCAGGAGCTGGTGGACCGCCTGCTCGGACCCCACAGCCTGCCGCGGAAGCGTTCCATCAACATCCACGAGGTACTGGAGCGCGTGCGGACGCTGGTGCTGGCGGAGTCGCCGGAATCCCTGTCCGTGGTGCGCGACTACGATCCCAGCATCCCCGAGCTGAACGCGGATCCCGACCAGCTGATCCAGGCGCTGCTGAACATCGTCCGCAACGCCGTCCAGGCGCTGGAGGGGCGGGGCCGGATCACCCTGCGGACCCGCACGGTGCGCCGGTTCACCATCGGGCACAAGTGCTACCGGGTCGTGCTGCGGGTGGACATCATCGACAACGGCCCCGGCATCCCCAAGGAGCTGCTGGAGAACATCTTCTATCCCATGGTGACCGGGCGACCCGACGGGACCGGCCTGGGCCTGTCCATCGCCCAGTTCCTGATCAGCCAGCACGCCGGGCTGGTGGAATGCGACAGCCGGCCGGGCCGTACCGTCTTCCGCCTGCACCTGCCGCTGGAGAATGGCGGTGCCGGCGCCGATGCCGGTGAGTGA
- the ntrC gene encoding nitrogen regulation protein NR(I), with translation MPTGEHVWVIDDDRSIRWVLERALSQAGMDVRSFEEGGSVMAALEREQPDALLTDVRMPGIDGIELLEQVRRRFPDLPVIIMTAHSDLDSAVAAYQGGAFEYLPKPFDVDEAVELVRRAVQHRRSEAEAPVEPVTEAPEIIGEAPAMQEVFRAIGRLARSHITVLINGETGTGKELVAHALHRHSPRAAYPFIALNMAAIPRDLLESELFGHEKGAFTGATGMRRGRFEQADGGTLFMDEIGDMPAELQTRLLRVLADGEFYRVGGHTSVKVDVRIIAATHQNLEHLVAEGRFREDLFHRLNVIRIHIPALRERREDIPVLARHFLDRAARELDMEPKVLRSEVAAYLSGLEWPGNVRQLENACRWMMVMASGREIHLDDLPPELMGGTETPASGEDWLASLRAWADRHLAMGDQGLLTQALPRFEQTLIEVALARTGGRRQDAARLLGWGRNTLTRKIKELDMDVGGEE, from the coding sequence ATGCCCACAGGAGAACATGTCTGGGTCATCGATGATGACCGCTCCATCCGCTGGGTGCTGGAGCGGGCGCTGTCCCAGGCCGGCATGGATGTGCGCAGCTTCGAGGAGGGCGGCAGCGTCATGGCCGCCCTGGAACGGGAGCAGCCCGACGCGCTGCTGACCGATGTCCGCATGCCCGGCATCGACGGCATCGAGCTGCTGGAGCAGGTGCGCCGGCGCTTTCCCGACCTGCCGGTCATCATCATGACCGCCCACTCGGACCTGGACAGCGCCGTGGCCGCCTACCAGGGCGGGGCCTTCGAGTACCTGCCCAAGCCCTTCGACGTGGACGAGGCGGTGGAACTGGTCCGTCGCGCGGTGCAGCACCGGCGCTCGGAGGCCGAGGCGCCGGTGGAGCCGGTCACCGAGGCGCCCGAGATCATCGGCGAGGCGCCGGCGATGCAGGAGGTGTTCCGGGCCATCGGGCGCCTCGCCCGCTCCCACATCACCGTGCTCATCAACGGCGAGACCGGTACCGGCAAGGAGCTGGTGGCCCACGCGCTGCACCGCCACAGTCCCCGCGCCGCCTACCCCTTCATCGCGCTGAACATGGCCGCCATTCCCCGGGACCTCCTGGAGAGCGAGCTGTTCGGGCACGAGAAGGGCGCCTTCACGGGCGCCACCGGCATGCGCCGCGGCCGGTTCGAGCAGGCCGACGGCGGCACCCTGTTCATGGACGAGATCGGCGACATGCCGGCGGAGCTCCAGACCCGGCTGCTCCGGGTCCTGGCCGACGGGGAGTTCTACCGGGTCGGCGGTCACACCTCGGTGAAGGTGGACGTGCGCATCATCGCCGCCACCCACCAGAACCTCGAGCACCTGGTCGCCGAGGGCCGCTTCCGCGAGGATCTCTTCCACCGTCTCAACGTGATCCGCATCCACATCCCCGCCCTGCGCGAGCGGCGCGAGGACATCCCGGTCCTGGCGCGTCACTTCCTCGACCGCGCGGCGCGGGAGCTGGACATGGAGCCGAAGGTGCTGCGCAGCGAGGTGGCGGCCTACCTGAGCGGGCTGGAGTGGCCCGGCAACGTGCGCCAGCTGGAGAACGCCTGCCGCTGGATGATGGTGATGGCCTCCGGGCGCGAAATCCACCTGGACGACCTGCCGCCCGAGCTGATGGGCGGCACCGAGACCCCCGCCAGCGGCGAGGACTGGCTCGCATCCCTGCGCGCCTGGGCCGACCGCCATCTCGCCATGGGCGACCAGGGGCTGCTGACCCAGGCCCTGCCGCGCTTCGAGCAGACCCTCATCGAGGTGGCCCTGGCCCGCACCGGCGGCCGGCGCCAGGATGCCGCCCGGCTGCTGGGCTGGGGGCGCAACACCCTGACCCGCAAGATCAAGGAGCTGGACATGGACGTGGGCGGGGAGGAGTAG
- a CDS encoding Csu type fimbrial protein, producing the protein MTHPSAERPPRTRRRRVAAAAGGVILLLGLAPAGACGVSVGGIAFGSYDPFDPAGAASSASITIDCDLAPPPDVTVGIGPSAVSGGFLPRELRRVGGEERLAYNLFVDPATTRIWGDGTGIGETVWLRKVTRNTPAVLTVHARLPPGQNAAVGYYEDRLTITVEW; encoded by the coding sequence GTGACGCACCCGAGCGCTGAGCGGCCGCCGCGCACCCGCCGGCGCCGCGTCGCCGCGGCGGCGGGGGGAGTCATCCTGCTCCTGGGCCTGGCGCCGGCCGGCGCCTGCGGCGTGAGCGTCGGCGGCATCGCCTTCGGCAGCTACGACCCCTTCGATCCCGCGGGCGCCGCCAGCAGCGCCAGCATCACCATCGACTGCGACCTCGCCCCGCCGCCGGACGTGACCGTCGGCATCGGTCCCAGCGCGGTATCGGGCGGCTTCCTGCCCCGGGAACTGCGCCGGGTGGGTGGCGAGGAGCGCCTGGCCTACAACCTGTTCGTCGATCCGGCCACCACCCGGATCTGGGGCGACGGCACGGGCATCGGCGAGACCGTGTGGCTGCGCAAGGTGACCCGCAACACGCCGGCGGTGCTCACCGTCCATGCCCGCCTGCCCCCCGGCCAGAACGCCGCGGTGGGATACTACGAGGACCGGCTGACAATCACGGTGGAGTGGTAG
- a CDS encoding fimbria/pilus outer membrane usher protein, with product MSRSAPLPWALCLLLCLAAPARAADPPGEMMLVAVRVNGEGRGELPALRTPQGTFLVPAASFLQLGLGPLPPGSGHSPEPDAWIDLSALPESRVAFDTATLTLDIVLPPERLPVRRLDFRTPRRADLEPLSGDSAFLNYGAGLQGGDGGSSRDLDLELGVRRGGWLLLSDQRRAGGRPLRLMTRLVRDRPQQLQRLVLGDHYADSGSLGGTLNLGGVSLTKVYAIDPYFVRNPTARLSGVLPSPAEVEIYLDGVRVRSEELGAGPFELEGLDYYGGSRNVQVLVRDAFGREQFLTRAYYFTDSLLAAGLHEYGYAAGLQREAFGSRSADYGAPAAALYHRYGVSDDLTAGLRGEAGEGFWNAGPELTLRLPGGLGIATLAGAAGGIPGAAAGGAGLLGYSYQARRFNAGLRLETYAASYANSTHGSASDRPSRRLEASIGTHLPGLGNLGLSHAEQRDHDGGEGRTDSLTYSRTLGGRLSLFTTLSRGRDPDSGSDTRLFLGLSLHAGGRRNVSLQHQQDGDGGRQSLQVTRPTPAGEGFGYRLAMDHDAGEVALSPYARWHGRRGILSGELRTGGAGGGDSWRLRGAGALAWADGHAVLTRPIHDAFALVRVGTLENVRVSLNHQAVGRTDSRGLLPLPDLSGYLDNAVTIDGRDIPLDYAFATRERHVAPPHRGGVLVDFPLRRVRAVAGRLLRSDGTPAGHGTVTLGEASEPLQAITLRDGGFYLEGIAPGRHRGRYQGPAGGCDFLLEIPATEQVVLELGEVRCDAPER from the coding sequence ATGAGCCGCAGCGCCCCCCTGCCCTGGGCCCTGTGCCTGCTGCTCTGCCTCGCGGCCCCGGCCCGGGCGGCGGATCCCCCCGGCGAGATGATGCTGGTGGCGGTCAGGGTGAACGGCGAGGGCCGCGGCGAACTCCCGGCCCTGCGCACCCCGCAGGGGACATTCCTGGTGCCCGCGGCGAGTTTCCTGCAACTGGGCCTGGGCCCCCTCCCGCCCGGGAGCGGCCATAGCCCGGAGCCAGACGCATGGATCGATCTTTCCGCGCTGCCGGAGTCCCGGGTCGCCTTCGACACCGCCACCCTGACCCTGGACATCGTGCTCCCCCCGGAGCGGCTGCCGGTCCGGCGCCTCGATTTCCGCACGCCCAGGCGCGCCGACCTGGAGCCCCTCAGCGGCGACAGCGCCTTTCTCAACTACGGCGCCGGCCTCCAGGGGGGGGACGGCGGATCGAGCCGGGACCTGGACCTGGAGCTCGGCGTGCGCCGCGGCGGCTGGCTCCTGCTGAGCGATCAGCGCCGGGCCGGCGGCCGTCCCCTGCGCCTGATGACGCGACTGGTCCGGGATCGCCCGCAGCAACTGCAGCGGCTGGTGCTCGGCGACCACTACGCCGACTCCGGGAGCCTGGGCGGCACGCTCAATCTCGGCGGTGTCAGCCTCACCAAGGTCTATGCCATCGATCCCTATTTCGTGCGCAATCCCACCGCCCGCCTCAGCGGCGTGCTCCCCTCGCCCGCGGAGGTGGAGATCTACCTGGACGGGGTGCGGGTGAGGAGCGAGGAGCTGGGGGCGGGGCCGTTCGAGCTCGAGGGGCTGGACTACTACGGCGGCAGCCGCAACGTCCAGGTCCTGGTGCGCGACGCCTTCGGCCGCGAACAGTTCCTGACCCGCGCCTACTACTTCACCGATTCCCTCCTCGCCGCGGGCCTGCATGAGTACGGCTACGCCGCCGGCCTGCAGCGCGAGGCGTTCGGCAGCCGCAGCGCGGACTATGGCGCTCCGGCCGCGGCCCTCTACCACCGCTACGGCGTCAGCGACGATCTCACCGCCGGCCTGCGGGGCGAGGCCGGGGAGGGGTTCTGGAACGCCGGGCCCGAGCTCACCCTGCGGCTGCCCGGCGGCCTCGGCATCGCCACCCTGGCCGGCGCCGCCGGCGGCATCCCGGGCGCCGCCGCCGGCGGTGCCGGCCTGCTCGGCTACAGTTACCAGGCCCGCCGCTTCAATGCCGGGCTGCGCCTGGAAACCTACGCGGCGTCCTACGCCAACAGCACCCACGGCAGCGCGTCCGATCGCCCCAGCCGGCGCCTGGAGGCGAGCATCGGCACCCACCTTCCCGGCCTCGGCAACCTGGGCCTGAGCCATGCCGAGCAGCGCGACCATGACGGGGGGGAAGGCCGCACCGACAGCCTCACCTACAGCCGCACGCTGGGGGGACGCCTGAGCCTGTTCACCACCCTGAGCCGCGGCCGCGACCCGGATTCGGGCAGCGACACGCGCCTGTTCCTGGGCCTGAGCCTCCACGCCGGCGGCCGGCGGAACGTCAGCCTCCAGCACCAGCAGGACGGCGACGGCGGGCGCCAGAGCCTGCAGGTCACCCGCCCCACACCGGCCGGCGAAGGGTTCGGCTATCGCCTCGCCATGGATCACGACGCCGGGGAGGTGGCCCTCTCCCCCTACGCCCGCTGGCACGGACGGCGCGGAATCCTGAGCGGGGAGCTGCGCACAGGCGGCGCGGGTGGTGGCGACAGCTGGCGGCTGCGGGGGGCCGGGGCGCTGGCGTGGGCGGACGGCCACGCCGTGCTGACGCGCCCCATCCACGACGCCTTCGCCCTGGTGCGGGTGGGCACGCTGGAAAACGTCCGCGTCTCCCTCAACCACCAGGCGGTGGGACGGACCGACAGCCGGGGCCTCCTGCCGCTGCCCGATCTCAGCGGCTACCTGGACAACGCCGTGACCATCGACGGGCGGGACATCCCGCTCGATTACGCCTTCGCGACCCGCGAACGGCACGTGGCCCCGCCCCACCGGGGCGGGGTGCTGGTGGACTTCCCCCTGCGCCGGGTACGGGCAGTGGCGGGACGGCTGCTCAGGTCCGACGGCACGCCGGCCGGTCACGGCACCGTCACCCTCGGAGAGGCGTCGGAGCCCCTGCAAGCCATCACCCTGCGCGACGGCGGCTTCTACCTGGAGGGGATCGCCCCCGGGCGCCACCGCGGCCGCTACCAGGGTCCCGCCGGCGGGTGCGACTTCCTGCTGGAAATACCGGCCACCGAACAGGTGGTCCTGGAGCTGGGGGAGGTTCGCTGTGACGCACCCGAGCGCTGA
- a CDS encoding fimbrial biogenesis chaperone, producing MPTRRHPSPATARLLAGLWLLACTAPTPAGDFAVAPIRLDLDPATRSAAVTVTNNGRATLDLALTLKAWSQDEAGGDRYEPSDALIYFPRVVSLAPAARQVVRVGLRQPPGAVERSYRLYLEEVTPPARNGGARVSLAIRFGVPVFVAPAAPAPAATLETGQTPSGDLLVHVRNTGNVHLRLEEVVFEGAGLEQRLPGWYLLPGRGRDYRLALSSGQCAELDQVRVTVRSDALTLEDRIPVDRSLCGP from the coding sequence ATGCCCACCCGTCGCCACCCATCTCCGGCCACGGCCCGGCTGCTCGCCGGGCTGTGGCTGCTGGCGTGTACCGCGCCGACGCCGGCGGGCGACTTCGCCGTCGCCCCCATCCGCCTCGACCTGGACCCCGCCACCCGCTCGGCGGCGGTCACGGTCACCAACAACGGCCGCGCGACCCTCGACCTGGCCCTGACCCTCAAGGCCTGGAGCCAGGACGAGGCGGGCGGTGACCGCTATGAGCCGAGCGATGCGCTGATCTATTTCCCCCGGGTGGTTTCGCTCGCCCCGGCGGCGCGGCAGGTGGTGCGGGTGGGCCTGCGCCAGCCGCCCGGGGCGGTGGAGCGGAGCTACCGCCTCTACCTGGAGGAGGTGACGCCGCCGGCGCGGAACGGGGGCGCCCGGGTAAGCCTGGCCATCCGTTTCGGCGTGCCGGTCTTCGTGGCGCCGGCCGCACCCGCTCCGGCCGCCACCCTGGAGACGGGGCAGACGCCATCCGGCGACCTGCTCGTCCACGTGCGCAACACGGGCAACGTCCACCTGCGGCTCGAGGAGGTCGTGTTCGAGGGCGCCGGACTGGAGCAGCGCCTGCCCGGCTGGTACCTCCTGCCCGGGCGCGGCCGCGACTACCGCCTGGCGCTCTCCTCCGGGCAGTGCGCGGAGCTGGACCAGGTTCGGGTCACGGTCCGCAGCGACGCGCTCACCCTGGAGGATCGGATACCGGTTGACCGGTCGCTCTGCGGGCCATGA
- a CDS encoding spore coat protein U domain-containing protein: protein MRKARLLSGLTLATLLLSPAAHAASDQTTVSVSANVVGTCKFTSTGTLAFGDLDPAMGGDVTQTGAVDFWCTKGVSYTITDRGGLYDDTGTKRMEHDDAGITEYLPYTFAFTGGASGTGNGPLSTLTLTYEGGVAQTDYEQATAGAYSDTVTLEINP from the coding sequence ATGCGCAAGGCACGACTCCTCTCCGGCCTCACCCTGGCCACCCTGCTCCTCTCCCCCGCCGCCCACGCGGCCAGCGACCAGACCACCGTCAGCGTCTCGGCCAACGTGGTGGGCACCTGCAAGTTCACCTCCACCGGCACCCTCGCCTTCGGCGACCTGGATCCGGCCATGGGCGGCGACGTGACCCAGACCGGCGCCGTCGACTTCTGGTGCACCAAGGGGGTGAGCTATACCATCACCGACCGTGGCGGACTCTACGACGACACCGGCACCAAGCGCATGGAGCATGACGACGCCGGCATCACCGAGTACCTGCCCTACACCTTCGCCTTCACCGGCGGCGCCAGCGGCACCGGCAACGGCCCCCTGTCCACCCTGACCCTCACCTACGAGGGCGGCGTGGCCCAGACCGACTACGAGCAGGCCACCGCCGGCGCCTACTCCGATACCGTCACCCTGGAGATCAATCCCTGA
- a CDS encoding dihydroorotate dehydrogenase produces the protein MTAEQRSLLALDFCGLEFSSPITLLSGCVGFGEEYTRVEGFSNAEVGAVCLKGTTLEPRLGNAPHRVYETPAGMLNAIGLQNPGARHVVEKILPTLDFSETRFIANISGSTVEEYEEVARIFDDSPIDAIEINISCPNVKAGGVAFGNDPEMSARVVEVCRRATAKPLITKLSPNQTDIAHNARRCIEAGTDAFAVINTLMGMAIDIENRTPILGNRQGGLSGPAIKPIALLKVHQVHQVCRDHGIPIIGQGGIATAEDALEFIIAGASAIGVGTALFYDPLVCAKINTGIAAYLQRHGMGTVEQLVGTLVTERPASLCTS, from the coding sequence ATGACAGCCGAACAACGCTCCCTGCTGGCCCTCGATTTCTGCGGCCTCGAATTCTCCTCACCCATCACCCTGCTGTCGGGGTGCGTCGGCTTCGGCGAAGAATACACGCGGGTCGAGGGCTTTTCCAACGCGGAGGTGGGGGCGGTGTGCCTGAAGGGCACCACGCTTGAGCCGCGGCTCGGCAACGCTCCCCACCGGGTCTACGAGACCCCCGCGGGGATGCTCAACGCCATCGGCCTGCAGAACCCCGGCGCCCGCCACGTGGTGGAGAAGATCCTGCCCACGCTCGACTTCTCGGAGACCCGCTTCATCGCCAACATCTCCGGCTCCACGGTGGAGGAGTACGAGGAGGTGGCGCGCATCTTCGACGACTCGCCCATCGACGCCATCGAGATCAACATCTCCTGCCCCAACGTGAAGGCGGGCGGCGTGGCCTTCGGCAACGACCCGGAAATGTCCGCGCGGGTGGTCGAGGTGTGCCGCCGGGCCACGGCCAAGCCGCTCATCACCAAGCTCTCCCCCAACCAGACCGACATCGCCCACAACGCCCGCCGCTGCATCGAGGCCGGCACCGACGCCTTCGCCGTGATCAATACCCTCATGGGCATGGCCATCGACATCGAGAACCGCACCCCCATCCTCGGCAACCGCCAGGGCGGGCTCTCCGGACCCGCCATCAAGCCCATCGCGCTGCTGAAGGTGCACCAGGTCCACCAGGTCTGCCGCGACCATGGCATCCCCATCATCGGCCAGGGCGGCATCGCCACCGCCGAGGACGCCCTGGAGTTCATCATCGCCGGCGCCTCGGCGATCGGGGTGGGCACCGCCCTGTTCTACGATCCCCTGGTGTGCGCCAAGATCAACACCGGCATCGCCGCCTACCTCCAGCGCCACGGCATGGGCACGGTGGAGCAGCTCGTGGGCACGCTGGTCACCGAGCGGCCCGCCAGCCTGTGCACCAGCTGA
- a CDS encoding tRNA (cytidine(34)-2'-O)-methyltransferase, giving the protein MLHVVLYEPEIPPNTGNVIRLCANVGARLHLIHPLGFDLEHAKLRRAGLDYREFAEVQQYDNFQAFSEAQRPRRIFAVSTRGRTAYTGPEYRDGDAFLFGPETRGLPAALLDGFPPERLLRIPMQPRNRSLNLSNAVAVVLYEAWRQLGFPGGA; this is encoded by the coding sequence ATGTTGCACGTGGTGCTCTACGAGCCGGAGATTCCCCCCAACACCGGCAACGTCATCCGCCTGTGCGCCAACGTGGGCGCGCGGCTGCATCTGATCCATCCCCTCGGCTTCGATCTGGAGCATGCCAAGCTCCGGCGCGCGGGTCTGGATTACCGGGAGTTCGCCGAGGTGCAGCAGTATGACAATTTCCAGGCCTTTTCGGAAGCGCAGCGGCCCCGGCGGATCTTCGCCGTGAGCACCCGCGGCCGCACCGCCTACACCGGGCCGGAGTATCGCGACGGCGACGCCTTCCTGTTCGGCCCCGAAACCCGCGGACTGCCCGCCGCGCTGCTCGACGGCTTCCCTCCCGAGCGGCTGCTGCGCATCCCCATGCAGCCCCGCAACCGCAGCCTCAACCTCTCCAACGCCGTGGCCGTCGTCCTCTACGAGGCCTGGCGCCAGCTCGGCTTCCCCGGCGGGGCCTGA
- the gpsA gene encoding NAD(P)H-dependent glycerol-3-phosphate dehydrogenase: MSRAATPPVTVLGAGSWGTALAMLLARNGLPVTLWGHEPAHMAELAARRCNDAFLPGIPFAETLQVEHRLDAALDGAGLALLVVPSAVFRGVLHQIRPWLAPGCRIAWGTKGLDAASGQLLHEVCAEVLGSQRPAAVVSGPSFAREVAAGLPTAVTVASHDPELAHDLAGWLHNDTFRAYTSADMVGVQLGGAVKNVLAIAAGISDGLGFGANARAALITRGLAEMARLGAHLGGQAETFMGLAGLGDLVLTCTDDQSRNRRFGLALGRGTDPEAAEAAIGQVVEGRGTAAEVHRLAQRAGVEMPITGEVHRVLYEGETPRAAVTTLLAREQKSETWGLA; this comes from the coding sequence GTGAGCAGAGCCGCAACACCACCCGTCACCGTGCTCGGCGCCGGTTCCTGGGGAACGGCCCTGGCCATGCTGCTGGCCCGCAACGGGCTGCCGGTCACCCTGTGGGGGCACGAGCCGGCGCACATGGCCGAACTCGCCGCCAGGCGCTGCAACGACGCCTTCCTCCCCGGCATCCCCTTCGCCGAGACACTGCAGGTGGAGCACCGGCTCGACGCGGCGCTCGACGGTGCCGGCCTGGCGCTGCTGGTGGTGCCAAGCGCCGTCTTCCGCGGCGTCCTGCACCAGATCCGTCCCTGGCTCGCGCCGGGCTGCCGCATCGCCTGGGGCACCAAGGGCCTGGACGCCGCCTCCGGCCAGCTCCTGCACGAGGTCTGCGCCGAGGTGCTCGGTTCGCAGCGTCCGGCCGCCGTGGTCTCCGGCCCCTCCTTCGCCCGCGAGGTGGCCGCCGGCCTTCCCACCGCGGTCACCGTCGCCTCCCACGATCCGGAGCTGGCCCACGACCTGGCCGGCTGGCTGCACAATGACACCTTCCGCGCCTACACCAGCGCCGACATGGTGGGTGTGCAGCTCGGCGGCGCGGTGAAGAACGTGCTGGCCATCGCCGCCGGCATCTCCGACGGTCTCGGCTTCGGCGCCAACGCCCGCGCCGCGCTCATCACCCGCGGACTGGCCGAGATGGCGCGCCTGGGCGCGCACCTGGGTGGCCAGGCGGAGACCTTCATGGGCCTGGCCGGGCTCGGCGACCTGGTGCTCACCTGCACCGACGACCAGTCCCGCAACCGCCGCTTCGGACTCGCCCTGGGCCGGGGCACGGATCCGGAGGCCGCCGAGGCCGCCATCGGCCAGGTGGTGGAGGGCCGCGGGACCGCGGCCGAGGTGCACCGCCTGGCACAGCGCGCCGGGGTGGAGATGCCCATCACCGGGGAGGTCCACCGGGTCCTCTACGAGGGCGAAACCCCGCGCGCGGCCGTCACCACCCTGCTCGCCCGCGAACAGAAATCCGAGACCTGGGGCCTCGCCTGA
- the secB gene encoding protein-export chaperone SecB, protein MAENNAQPDAAGHEQFAIQRLYVKDLSFESPKVPEVFQERWQPQMNVELHTETRQLAEGVNEVTLSLTVTVTNNDKTAFLAEVKQAGIFTLKGFEPAQLGHMLGSFCPNILFPYAREAITDLVSRGGFPPLYLNPVNFDALYAEHLRRAQEGEQPAEGGTAH, encoded by the coding sequence ATGGCAGAGAACAACGCGCAGCCCGACGCCGCCGGACATGAGCAGTTCGCCATCCAGCGCCTCTACGTGAAGGATCTCTCCTTCGAGTCCCCCAAGGTACCGGAGGTGTTCCAGGAACGCTGGCAGCCGCAGATGAACGTGGAGCTGCACACCGAGACCCGCCAGCTCGCCGAGGGAGTCAACGAAGTGACCCTGTCCCTCACCGTAACGGTCACCAACAACGACAAGACCGCCTTCCTGGCGGAGGTCAAGCAGGCGGGGATTTTCACGCTCAAGGGCTTCGAACCGGCCCAGCTCGGCCACATGCTCGGGAGCTTCTGTCCCAACATCCTCTTCCCCTACGCCCGCGAGGCCATCACCGACCTGGTCAGCCGCGGCGGCTTCCCGCCCCTGTACCTCAATCCGGTGAATTTCGATGCCCTCTACGCCGAGCACCTCCGCCGTGCGCAGGAAGGCGAGCAGCCGGCCGAAGGCGGCACCGCCCACTGA
- the grxC gene encoding glutaredoxin 3 — MANVVMYTTAWCPYCVRARRLLDAKGVRYTDIRVDAEPERRPEMEARAEGRTSVPQIFIDDLHVGGFDDLAELDVEGRLDPLLGLS, encoded by the coding sequence ATGGCCAACGTCGTGATGTACACCACCGCCTGGTGCCCCTACTGCGTGCGGGCCCGGCGCCTGCTGGATGCCAAGGGTGTCCGGTACACCGATATCCGGGTGGACGCGGAGCCGGAACGGCGCCCGGAGATGGAGGCGCGCGCCGAGGGCCGCACCTCGGTGCCCCAGATATTCATCGACGATCTCCACGTGGGCGGCTTCGACGACCTGGCGGAGCTCGACGTGGAGGGCCGGCTCGACCCGCTGCTGGGCCTCTCCTGA
- a CDS encoding rhodanese-like domain-containing protein produces the protein MPDMDKFASFAAGNWQLFLALFVTLGAILWLEVWGRINGVSRVGPLQATTLISHEDALVLDVREDTEYRDGHIIDSVHIPLSRLRDRIGELERYRDRTLIVGCRSGHRSARACGQLRKQGFEKVHNLEGGILAWQNANLPLTRKTKKGK, from the coding sequence ATGCCCGATATGGACAAGTTCGCAAGTTTCGCGGCCGGCAACTGGCAGCTCTTTCTCGCCCTGTTCGTGACCCTCGGGGCCATCCTCTGGCTGGAGGTCTGGGGACGGATCAACGGCGTCAGCCGGGTGGGGCCGCTGCAGGCCACCACCCTGATCAGCCACGAGGACGCGCTGGTGCTCGACGTGCGCGAGGACACCGAGTACCGGGACGGCCACATCATCGACTCGGTGCACATACCGCTGTCCCGGCTGCGGGATCGCATCGGCGAGCTCGAGCGCTACCGTGACCGCACCCTCATCGTCGGCTGCCGCAGCGGCCACCGCTCGGCGCGCGCCTGCGGGCAGCTGCGCAAGCAGGGGTTCGAGAAAGTCCACAACCTGGAAGGCGGTATCCTCGCCTGGCAGAATGCCAACCTGCCGCTGACCCGCAAGACCAAGAAGGGAAAGTAA
- a CDS encoding YgaP family membrane protein, whose protein sequence is MTTERIIRIMAGSVVLISLALGAPASPIHHSGYWLWLTAFAALNLLQSGFTGFCPPEKLLKKMGVKGPCD, encoded by the coding sequence ATGACCACCGAGCGCATCATCCGCATCATGGCCGGTTCCGTGGTGCTCATCTCCCTGGCCCTCGGCGCCCCGGCGAGCCCCATCCATCACAGCGGCTACTGGCTGTGGCTCACCGCCTTCGCCGCCCTCAACCTGCTCCAGAGCGGATTCACCGGCTTCTGTCCGCCGGAGAAGCTGCTGAAGAAGATGGGCGTCAAGGGCCCCTGCGACTGA